One Geotrypetes seraphini chromosome 15, aGeoSer1.1, whole genome shotgun sequence genomic window carries:
- the PERM1 gene encoding PGC-1 and ERR-induced regulator in muscle protein 1 codes for MAKFEYSVELNDRDWAEFYLVTEECNLLQASLATADEQNLSDTEQTETPLCQQAEWRARRVRVSLCSGVDTQPTCSDIPASSPMEPTVLSDSEEEMDLGSVSRFLCDRGTSLLYQHSVPSSSASASSHRALCLVSQQSRAGSSLNMHSEDNSTIGALTTDRLHVAERCLPNELSFMQVGPQRAQRQGQTLDSSPSGTMDQPMQVGCCSATSSSSFLTQGAENIIFPYPTEQTLDPNNDDTYLLEKLVTENAELPEVTDSWGLSNCLRESDSDFHVRSARAEASWLGSNTEQDRRLRLVTKSRESIHPAETLSETTQKKGSDKAAFQRQEHEPGGKQLPTSSDRKLVPHLEKHKHSPVHVTTQSLRVKDDSMELVFMGALWDDAPYTNDVQTRSFPPPDCSPLKGMHMNGRSPMSVTDGVSQAAGIFKDEGVITAQEVAGENYEHTPQEDCESRDGQQVPGPCGSPSQTSNHAVTIPEMGPVLFCENHKKVVQEGISGLKSGRAPVTYAETTYEYFFPEEDESEANERALILSLPVVAFKRLTANLKSLMSSQAHLLRSRIQGSRNRSQEQELPLFQFNPCARGKQLETKCKDLQAVTGKGPRLLSSGHGDMCLVFLAFASWAANSSAMQSPNAWKTALITNTGAVSAICYFRRHVGRERWHS; via the coding sequence ATGGCTAAATTTGAGTACAGCGTTGAACTGAATGATCGGGATTGGGCAGAGTTTTACTTGGTGACTGAGGAATGTAACTTGTTGCAAGCTTCCCTGGCCACTGCAGATGAGCAAAACTTGAGTGACACCGAGCAAACGGAGACCCCACTGTGCCAGCAGGCTGAATGGAGAGCCAGGAGGGTCAGAGTCAGCCTGTGCTCTGGAGTGGACACACAGCCTACATGCTCAGATATCCCAGCATCCAGTCCCATGGAGCCAACTGTCCTGTCAGACAGTGAGGAGGAGATGGACCTGGGGTCAGTCAGCAGGTTTTTGTGTGATAGGGGCACATCCTTGCTCTATCAGCACTCAGTGCCTAGTTCCTCAGCATCTGCTTCTTCTCACAGGGCCCTTTGTTTGGTTTCACAGCAATCCAGGGCAGGAAGCAGCCTAAATATGCATTCTGAGGACAACTCCACTATTGGAGCTCTGACTACTGACAGGCTGCATGTGGCAGAAAGATGTCTTCCTAATGAACTCTCCTTCATGCAGGTTGGGCCACAGAGAGCACAGAGGCAGGGACAAACCCTCGATAGTAGCCCATCAGGAACCATGGATCAACCAATGCAAGTAGGCTGCTGCTCAGCGACCTCCTCTTCCAGCTTCTTGACACAAGGTGCagaaaacataatttttccatatccTACTGAACAGACTTTAGACCCAAACAATGACGACACATACTTGCTGGAGAAATTAGTGACAGAAAATGCTGAGCTCCCAGAAGTCACTGATTCGTGGGGACTTTCAAACTGTTTAAGGGAATCAGACTCTGACTTCCACGTGCGCTCCGCAAGAGCAGAAGCTTCATGGCTGGGCTCCAACACAGAGCAAGACAGAAGGCTGAGGTTGGTGACCAAAAGTAGGGAGAGCATCCATCCAGCAGAAACACTGTCTGAGACTACACAGAAGAAGGGTAGTGATAAAGCAGCTTTCCAGAGGCAGGAACACGAGCCAGGGGGAAAACAACTTCCTACTAGCTCAGACAGGAAACTTGTCCCTCACCTGGAGAAACACAAACACAGTCCTGTGCACGTGACTACACAAAGCCTGAGAGTGAAGGATGACTCTATGGAGCTGGTGTTCATGGGGGCATTATGGGATGATGCTCCATATACCAATGATGTGCAAACAAGGAGCTTCCCACCCCCAGACTGCTCACCACTGAAGGGAATGCACATGAATGGTAGGAGTCCAATGTCAGTGACTGATGGAGTTAGCCAGGCAGCTGGTATATTCAAGGATGAAGGTGTCATCACAGCCCAGGAAGTAGCTGGGGAGAATTATGAGCACACACCTCAGGAAGATTGTGAATCAAGGGATGGTCAGCAGGTTCCTGGCCCCTGTGGTTCACCTTCCCAGACAAGCAATCATGCAGTGACTATTCCAGAAATGGGCCCAGTTTTATTCTGTGAGAATCATAAAAAAGTAGTACAAGAGGGCATCTCTGGACTCAAGAGTGGAAGAGCTCCTGTGACATATGCAGAAACAACATAtgaatatttttttcctgaagaAGATGAGAGTGAGGCTAATGAGAGAGCACTGATATTGAGTCTGCCAGTTGTAGCCTTTAAAAGACTTACCGCTAATTTAAAATCCCTAATGTCTAGCCAAGCTCATCTACTGAGGTCAAGAATCCAGGGTAGTAGAAACCGGTCACAGGAGCAGGAACTGCCCCTGTTCCAGTTCAACCCATGCGCCAGAGGAAAGCAGCTTGAAACAAAGTGCAAGGATCTACAGGCAGTGACAG